A region of Haliotis asinina isolate JCU_RB_2024 chromosome 9, JCU_Hal_asi_v2, whole genome shotgun sequence DNA encodes the following proteins:
- the LOC137297182 gene encoding uncharacterized protein, with amino-acid sequence MDLNGFRHFVMKEETAEPVNKFLSSEILDRAEVAIIKHVQRQHFPEEMKRTESRKNVSTRLRKLDPVVVEGILRVGGRLSQAEISLDAKHPIILPKESHVTTLIIRDIHNQVGHLGKNVMLAILCQKYWILHASTLIKSLVAKCVICRKYQARVIEQKMSDLPLDRVTPGEPPFTSVGMDYFGPIIVKRGRGTVKRYGVVFTCLAIRAVHLEVACSLDTDSCINAVKRFIARRGPVKSIRSDNGTNLVACERELCEEMENWNHAQINKHLMQKNVSWNFNPPAGSHHGGVWERVIRTVRKVLYSLLHQQVIRLDDECLVTLFCEVESIITTSPNDPHDLAPLTPNHLLLNKGGEKTPPGMFNKTDCYMKRRWR; translated from the coding sequence ATGGATCTTAATGGTTTTCGACACTTCGTCATGAAGGAAGAAACAGCTGAACCTGTGAACAAGTTTCTATCATCAGAAATACTAGACAGAGCAGAAGTTGCCATAATCAAACATGTCCAGCGCCAACACTTTCCGGAAGAAATGAAACGTACTGAGTCCAGGAAAAATGTTTCCACGAGACTCAGAAAGTTGGATCCTGTTGTGGTAGAAGGAATACTGAGAGTTGGTGGCCGCCTCTCTCAGGCTGAAATCTCTCTTGACGCGAAACACCCAATCATTCTGCCAAAGGAATCTCACGTGACAACACTTATAATACGAGACATCCATAACCAGGTTGGCCATCTTGGAAAAAATGTCATGCTTGCAATTCTTTGTCAGAAATACTGGATTCTACATGCAAGTACACTGATCAAGAGCCTAGTGGCCAAATGTGTCATCTGCCGAAAATATCAGGCAAGAGTCATAGAGCAGAAGATGTCAGATCTTCCACTTGACCGAGTTACTCCAGGTGAGCCCCCCTTCACCAGTGTAGGAATGGACTACTTTGGACCAATAATTGTAAAGAGGGGCAGAGGTACAGTAAAGAGATATGGAGTTGTATTCACATGCTTGGCGATAAGAGCAGTGCATCTGGAAGTTGCATGTTCACTGGACACCGACTCTTGTATAAATGCAGTGAAAAGGTTCATTGCGAGGAGAGGTCCTGTAAAGTCAATAAGATCAGACAACGGAACAAATCTGGTAGCCTGTGAGAGAGAACTATGTGAAGAGATGGAGAACTGGAATCATGCTCAGATCAACAAACATCTAATGCAGAAAAATGTATCATGGAACTTCAACCCCCCAGCAGGCTCGCACCATGGAGGAGTGTGGGAGAGAGTCATCAGAACTGTAAGGAAAGTGTTGTACTCTTTACTACATCAACAGGTAATCAGACTAGACGATGAGTGTCTAGTCACTCTATTCTGTGAAGTAGAGTCTATCATTACAACTTCACCAAATGACCCTCATGACTTGGCTCCCCTTACACCAAACCACCTCCTCCTCAACAAGGGTGGAGAGAAGACACCGCCAGGTATGTTCAACAAAACAGACTGCTACATGAAGAGACGATGGCGCTAG
- the LOC137297183 gene encoding uncharacterized protein, producing the protein MGYAEKVPEDRIKREIGNEWYIPHHGIYHSRKPDKIRVVFDCSATYHGISLNSQLLSGPDLTSNLIGVLLRFRQENIAFMGGIESMFYQVQVPEEDRDYLRFLWWEDGDLQQEPTTYRMKVHLFGAVSSPSCSNAALRKTADVNQEFYDEEVVEMIKKNFYVDDCLKSAASEERAVTLIHQITSLCQTGGFRLTKWISNSHTVLDSILPEERAKGVKHLDLENSELPPERALGVFWEVEKDILGFKVNLRHHMDTKRGILATMSSVYDPIGLLSPFLLTAKSLLQTLCCQNVGWDDKIEGDVLRKWTQWKEDLLHIEELHVMRSYKPRDFGPVRTCELHMFSDASDIGYGVVAYLRLTNNRNEIHCSLVFAKSRVAPLKKVTVPRMELTAATLSVRFSRMIVKELDYSICAVFYWTDSMPVIRYIANEKTRFHTFVANRIEVIREASDLKQWKYIETSMNPADIASRGARIHKFLQAVSGYKDQISCGVMKQNGREKQTSTTIYLKRTQK; encoded by the coding sequence ATGGGTTATGCAGAGAAAGTCCCTGAAGATAGGATCAAGAGAGAAATAGGAAATGAATGGTACATACCCCATCATGGTATTTATCATTCTAGAAAGCCCGACAAGATACGTGTGGTGTTCGATTGCTCAGCCACCTACCATGGAATCTCTTTAAATAGTCAACTCCTGTCAGGACCAGACTTGACCAGCAATCTCATAGGAGTTCTCCTTAGGTTCAGACAAGAAAATATTGCCTTCATGGGTGGTATTGAATCCATGTTTTATCAGGTTCAGGTGCCCGAAGAAGACAGAGACTATCTACGATTCCTCTGGTGGGAAGATGGTGACCTACAACAAGAGCCGACAACATATCGAATGAAAGTTCACCTGTTTGGAGCAGTATCGTCACCAAGCTGTTCCAACGCAGCATTACGAAAGACAGCAGATGTTAACCAAGAGTTCTATGATGAAGAAGTAGTAGAAATGATAAAGAAGAATTTCTATGTAGATGACTGTCTGAAGTCGGCTGCCAGTGAAGAAAGGGCCGTAACTCTCATACACCAAATTACAAGTCTCTGTCAGACAGGAGGCTTTCGTTTGACCAAGTGGATAAGCAATAGCCACACTGTATTAGACTCCATTCTACCTGAAGAGAGGGCAAAAGGTGTCAAACACTTGGATTTGGAAAATTCAGAACTTCCACCTGAGAGGGCGCTTGGAGTGTTCTGGGAAGTAGAAAAGGATATTCTGGGCTTTAAGGTTAATCTTAGACATCACATGGACACCAAGAGGGGAATCCTAGCAACCATGAGCTCAGTTTATGACCCGATTGGCTTGTTGTCACCTTTCTTACTTACAGCAAAGTCACTGCTACAGACCCTTTGTTGTCAGAATGTAGGTTGGGATGACAAGATTGAGGGAGATGTATTACGAAAATGGACACAGTGGAAGGAAGATCTACTTCACATTGAGGAACTTCATGTCATGAGATCATACAAACCGAGAGACTTTGGTCCTGTGCGTACATGTGAGCTGCACATGTTCTCAGATGCAAGTGACATTGGATATGGTGTTGTAGCCTATCTCAGACTAACCAACAACAGAAATGAGATTCACTGTTCTTTGGTGTTTGCCAAATCTCGAGTAGCACCACTGAAGAAAGTGACAGTACCAAGAATGGAACTAACAGCAGCAACCCTGAGTGTCAGGTTCAGCAGGATGATTGTGAAAGAACTTGACTACTCCATATGTGCAGTATTCTACTGGACTGACAGTATGCCAGTTATAAGGTACATAGCTAACGAAAAgacaagatttcacacctttgTTGCCAATCGCATTGAAGTAATAAGAGAAGCCTCAGATCTGAAACAGTGGAAATACATTGAAACATCCATGAACCCAGCAGACATAGCATCAAGAGGTGCTAGAATTCATAAATTCCTTCAAGCAGTTTCTGGTTACAAGGACCAGATTTCCTGTGGTGTCATGAAGCAGAATGGCAGAGAGAAGCAAACCTCAACTACCATATACCTGAAGCGGACCCAGAAGTGA